ACACCTAATAAAATATGGATGATTAGCGCAGCGATGACGCCGGCAAATACTGCGCTCCAGGAAATACGTTTCAACGGTAAACCGACATGAGCTTCATGAACAGTTTCTACGCCGCCATTATTAAGCCGGGTTTCAGGCATCACATTTTCCTCGCAAAATATTACGATAAATAATTATTGTTACTGAATGGACCAGAAGCCTGACTGGTAATAATCAGCGTAGACGGTGAACGCTATTTCCACCAGATAAGCACAGAGGAGATATTTAATTATATGAAGTGAATAACGTTTTAAACGCAGCCGATAATGTTACCGCTGCGTTTATTATTTTAGATTATATGAAAGGACGAATTCCGCCCCCGCTACCCGGGGAAGCGCTCTGCCATAATGCAACGCCCGCGATCATTAATAACACGCTGCCCAACAGGGCGAGTACGGGCAGCAGTAGCCTGGTCGACGCATGCGTCCCGCTGGCTCGCCCTAACTTCATCGCCAATATGCGGGAACGTTGCACCAGCAAACCGAGGGCGGAAACGGTCAGTGCGGTACCCACCGCCATGGCGACTGCAGACGCCACGCCCCAGGCATAGACCCCAATCACTTTGGCGAACAGCAGCATCATAATGGCACCGGAACAGGGCCGCAGTCCCATTGAGAACACCACCAGCGCCTGAGTTTTAGCGCTTACCGCCTGGTCCATCTGCTCGGCACTTGGCATGTGCGCATGGCCACAGCCGCAGTGCTCGTGGTGCTGATGCTGCGGCCGAATAGCGTGAATCTGCATCTCTACTGCAGGTTTCAGTTGCTGGCGCAGCGATCGCAACGCACGCCACCCGACCCAAACGCCGAGCGCAATCACCAGCAGATAACTGCCCTTCTCCAGCCAGTAGCTGCCGAGATGAAGCTGGCGCGACGAAGTTTGTAGTACCACCAGCATCAGCGTCACCAACCCAATCGCTACCCCGCCTTGCAGCAAGGCCGCCAGCAGCGTCAGCTTCATACTGGTCTTCAGTTTCGCCGAATGGGTGGCGAGAAAAGTCGCGATCACCACTTTGCCATGCCCTGGGCCGAGCGCGTGTAGCACGCCGTAGGCCAGGCTAAATAGCATCAGCGTCACGCCCGCCTGCTGCGGTTGCTCAGCGACCTGCTGTAATAGCTGGGTCATTTCGCGATTGAGAACCTTTTGCCACAGCACGCTTTGCAGCAAAATCTGCGACCAGTGCTGCCAGAGCATCACTCCCGCCAGCAACAACAATGCCGCCAGCAGCCATAGCGGCCACAAGCGGCGTGAGCGTGAAGGAATAGAAATCAATGACATGTCAGCATCACCGTTTGCGCGAACTGTTGGCCGAGATCCATATCTTCCGGTGGCGCATCGGCCTTATCCAGCGACAGCGCATATTGCTTTAGGGAGTCATCGGGTTTCGGTGTGTGGAGATCAATTTGGCAATGGGATTTAACGCTATCGTCCATGGTTAATGCCTGCGGATTATCGTAATACATATCAACGAAATAAGTGGGATCAAACGTCTGAATACGATACTGCTTCGCGCTTAGCGACTGCGGTTCGCCAAACGGCACAATAAACTCCAGCACCGCTTTATTACCCTCGCGCGACAGATGGTACTCTTTCGGCAAATTAAGGAATTTCACCCGGTTTTTGTCCTGCCACACTTCGGTAAAATAGTGCTGGCCCAGCACATTGGCCATCACCTGTGCCGCCAGTTTTTTCCACACCACATCGCCCGGTTTAGCCTTTCCCGCGTCGTAAAGCAGGTCAGCGGAGGTGATTTCATCCATGGT
The sequence above is drawn from the Pantoea nemavictus genome and encodes:
- a CDS encoding nickel/cobalt transporter, which translates into the protein MSLISIPSRSRRLWPLWLLAALLLLAGVMLWQHWSQILLQSVLWQKVLNREMTQLLQQVAEQPQQAGVTLMLFSLAYGVLHALGPGHGKVVIATFLATHSAKLKTSMKLTLLAALLQGGVAIGLVTLMLVVLQTSSRQLHLGSYWLEKGSYLLVIALGVWVGWRALRSLRQQLKPAVEMQIHAIRPQHQHHEHCGCGHAHMPSAEQMDQAVSAKTQALVVFSMGLRPCSGAIMMLLFAKVIGVYAWGVASAVAMAVGTALTVSALGLLVQRSRILAMKLGRASGTHASTRLLLPVLALLGSVLLMIAGVALWQSASPGSGGGIRPFI
- a CDS encoding DUF1007 family protein, with protein sequence MKIALIIFTLLFSTAAWSHPHSFIDMKTQFISENDRLSGMKMVWTMDEITSADLLYDAGKAKPGDVVWKKLAAQVMANVLGQHYFTEVWQDKNRVKFLNLPKEYHLSREGNKAVLEFIVPFGEPQSLSAKQYRIQTFDPTYFVDMYYDNPQALTMDDSVKSHCQIDLHTPKPDDSLKQYALSLDKADAPPEDMDLGQQFAQTVMLTCH